One genomic region from Rattus norvegicus strain BN/NHsdMcwi chromosome 10, GRCr8, whole genome shotgun sequence encodes:
- the Srrm2 gene encoding serine/arginine repetitive matrix protein 2 isoform X6 has protein sequence MYNGIGLPTPRGSGTNGYVQRNLSLVRGRRGERPDYKGEEELRRLEAALVKRPNPDILDHERKRRVELRCLELEEMMEEQGYEEQQIQEKVATFRLMLLEKDVNPGGKEETPGQRPVVTETHQLAELNEKKNERLRAAFGISDSYVDGSSFDPQRRAREAKQTAPEPPKPYSLVRETSSSRSPTPKQKKKKKKKDRGRRSESSSPRRERKKSSKKKKHRSESESKKRKHRSPTPKSKRKSKDKKRKRSRSTTPAPKSRRAHRSTSADSASSSDTSRSRRCTDHSEDTVPAL, from the exons ATGTACAACGGGATCGGGCTGCCGACGCCCCGGGGCAGCGGCACCAACGGCTACGTTCAGCGCAACCTGTCCCTGGTTCGGGGCCGCCGTGGTGAGCGGCCTGACTacaagggagaggaggaactgCGGCGCCTGGAGGCTGCCCTGGTGAAGCGACCTAATCCTGACATCCTGGACCACGAGCGCAAGCGGCGCGTGGAGCTGCGATGCCTCGAGCTGGAGGAGATGATGGAAGAGCAGGG GTACGAAGAACAGCAAATTCAGGAAAAAGTGGCGACCTTTCGACTCATGTTGCTGGAAAAGGATGTGAACCCTGGGGGCAAAGAAGAAACCCCAGGGCAGAGGCCAGT GGTAACTGAGACCCATCAGTTGGCAGAACTGAATGAGAAGAAGAATGAACGACTCCGTGCTGCCTTTGGTATCAGTGATTCCTATGTGGATGGCAGTTCTTTTGATCCTCAGCGACGTGCTCGAGAAGCTAAGCAAACGGCTCCTGAGCCTCCCAAACCATACAG TCTTGTTCGAGAGACCAGCAGTTCTCGATCACCAACTCCaaagcaaaagaagaagaaaaagaagaaagatagaGGACG CAGGTCAGAGAGCAGTTCTCCTCGAcgggaaaggaagaagagttcaaagaagaagaaacacag GTCAGAATCTGAGTCCAAGAAACGAAAACACAG GTCTCCTACTCCAAAGAGCAAACGTAAAtcaaaagacaagaaaaggaaacg GTCTCGAAGTACAACACCAGCTCCTAAGAGCCGTCGAGCACATCGGTCAACTTCTGCtgactctgcttcttcctccGATACATCTCGTAGTCG GCGCTGCACAGACCATTCCGAAGACACGGTCCCTGCCCTCTAG